The following are from one region of the Natronosporangium hydrolyticum genome:
- a CDS encoding TioE family transcriptional regulator, which translates to MVAIKPSNPGVRRPVDLARVHGLSPQAVRNYEQAGLLPPAERGSNGYRRFTEAHALALDAYLALIAGHGYASAGEIMRAINRGEIDTALRAIDHSHALLQRDRQTLDAVEAAVAVLTGAAREPGPERSLPISAVAHRLGVRPATLRKWERARILQPARDPATRYRVYSPDDVRDAELAHLLRRGGHRLDHIAEVLRQVRGAGGAEALAASLHQWRERLTSRGRAMLTGAARLAAYLNSGTTTVVPSDPTAPTVS; encoded by the coding sequence ATGGTAGCGATAAAACCCTCAAACCCCGGGGTACGTCGACCGGTCGACCTCGCCCGCGTACACGGCCTGTCCCCGCAGGCTGTCCGCAACTATGAGCAGGCCGGGCTACTGCCGCCCGCGGAGCGCGGTTCGAACGGCTACCGCCGATTCACCGAAGCGCATGCCCTGGCGCTGGACGCCTACCTCGCGCTGATCGCGGGCCACGGCTACGCGTCCGCTGGCGAGATCATGCGCGCCATCAACCGGGGCGAGATCGACACGGCGCTTCGCGCTATCGACCACAGTCATGCGCTGTTGCAGCGGGACCGACAGACGTTGGACGCGGTCGAGGCGGCGGTCGCGGTCCTCACCGGCGCCGCGCGGGAACCCGGACCGGAGCGATCCCTGCCGATCAGTGCGGTGGCCCACCGACTCGGCGTACGGCCGGCGACCCTGCGCAAATGGGAGCGGGCGAGGATTCTGCAGCCGGCCCGGGACCCGGCAACCCGCTACCGGGTCTACTCGCCAGACGATGTCCGCGACGCCGAACTCGCGCACCTGCTGCGCCGTGGTGGACACCGGCTCGACCACATCGCCGAGGTGCTGCGCCAGGTGCGCGGTGCCGGCGGCGCCGAAGCGCTCGCCGCCTCACTACATCAGTGGCGGGAACGGCTGACCAGCCGGGGCCGGGCCATGCTCACCGGCGCCGCCCGGCTCGCCGCATATCTCAACAGTGGTACGACGACCGTGGTCCCCAGCGATCCGACGGCACCGACCGTTTCGTAA
- a CDS encoding GNAT family N-acetyltransferase, whose amino-acid sequence MIDVRLEPMTADEYQPWRAEAEAHYARSVAASGRSAQAAARAAADTYAQLLPDEFATPDHRFWYAYDGHRRVGFLWVKVNDDTAFVYNVAVEPDLRRQGYGRAIMLAAERWCRDNALTRIGLHVFTHNTGALALYEQLGFTETGRNMAKDL is encoded by the coding sequence ATGATCGACGTACGGCTGGAGCCGATGACCGCCGATGAGTACCAGCCGTGGCGGGCCGAGGCCGAGGCGCACTACGCGCGGAGCGTCGCCGCATCGGGCCGGTCGGCGCAGGCCGCGGCACGCGCCGCCGCCGACACCTACGCACAGCTGCTTCCGGACGAGTTCGCCACCCCTGACCACCGTTTCTGGTACGCCTACGACGGCCATCGCCGGGTCGGTTTCCTCTGGGTCAAGGTCAACGACGACACCGCCTTCGTCTACAACGTCGCCGTCGAACCCGACCTACGCCGCCAGGGTTACGGCCGTGCGATCATGCTGGCCGCCGAGCGCTGGTGCCGCGACAATGCGCTGACCAGGATCGGTCTGCATGTCTTCACCCACAACACCGGCGCCCTGGCCCTCTACGAACAGCTGGGCTTCACCGAGACCGGCCGCAATATGGCCAAAGACCTGTGA
- a CDS encoding DinB family protein produces MIDEFAKEYLHSDLHEIREVMLWKLDGLGEYDIRRPLTSTGTNLLGLVKHLSVWESRYFGEVFDRPYPEPIPRWDDAESRAAETWVTEHETREEIIDRYRRVWDHSDATITALAIDSPGYVPWWPRPHVKLFNVMVHMLTETSRHAGHADILREQLDGATGRAAAYAGRARDAAYWESKCATIERAALAADPDTA; encoded by the coding sequence ATGATCGATGAGTTCGCGAAGGAGTACCTGCACAGCGATCTACATGAGATCCGCGAGGTCATGCTGTGGAAACTCGACGGTCTCGGCGAGTATGACATCCGCCGACCTCTGACATCGACGGGGACTAACCTCCTCGGCCTGGTCAAGCATCTGTCGGTGTGGGAGTCCAGGTACTTCGGCGAGGTCTTCGACCGGCCGTATCCCGAGCCTATTCCTCGGTGGGACGATGCCGAGAGTCGCGCTGCCGAGACGTGGGTGACCGAGCACGAGACGCGCGAGGAGATTATCGACCGCTATCGCCGAGTGTGGGACCACTCGGACGCGACGATCACCGCGCTGGCCATCGACTCCCCTGGCTACGTGCCCTGGTGGCCACGCCCCCATGTCAAGCTGTTCAACGTAATGGTCCACATGCTCACCGAGACCAGTCGGCACGCCGGACACGCCGATATCCTGCGCGAACAGCTCGACGGCGCGACCGGGCGGGCAGCCGCGTACGCCGGCCGAGCGCGCGATGCGGCGTACTGGGAGAGCAAGTGTGCGACGATCGAACGCGCCGCCCTGGCTGCTGACCCCGACACGGCCTGA
- the argS gene encoding arginine--tRNA ligase, with protein MSTVTPLTSALDQRLRHAIATALPEAGDTDPQVRPSEHADFQADGILPLARPLRANPRQLATTVAAALGAEDPATDELIARCEVSGPGFLNLTLADTAIWRQVAARLAAPRLGIPASDSGNVTVIDYSQPNIAKQMHVGHLRSTIIGDALVRILEFTGTKVIRQNHLGDWGTQFGMLIQYLFEQPDLRAAAPEHETGAAAISRLTTLYQQARQRFETDPAFVERARRRVVDLQAGDPETLAAWQELVDESKIYFNDVYQRLGVLLTDDDAVGESFYNPMLRETADDLEQRGVAVRSDGALCVFFDDIRGPDGNPSPLIVQKRDGGFGYAATDLAAIRHRVATLGATRILYVVDARQALHFRMVFEAARRAGYLPDTVQAVHVTFGSVLGPDGRPFKTRAGQSVQLISLLTEAVDRARHTVAGKNPDLAPAELDERAHQVGIGAVKYADLSTGRTRDYVFDLDRMVSLQGNTGVYLQYAHARIRSILRKLPDGTDAGGIDPAVAMEPAERALALHLDALPAIIDTTTATLEPHRLAGHLYAIAQAFTTFYDTCPVLKAPTTAIRDNRLALCQLTSDTLKLGLDLLGIASPHQL; from the coding sequence ATGAGCACGGTGACACCGCTGACGAGCGCTCTCGACCAGCGGCTACGGCACGCCATCGCCACCGCCCTGCCCGAAGCTGGCGACACCGACCCGCAGGTGCGCCCCTCCGAGCACGCCGACTTCCAGGCAGACGGCATCCTGCCGCTGGCCAGGCCGCTGCGAGCCAACCCGCGCCAGCTCGCCACCACCGTCGCCGCCGCCCTGGGTGCCGAAGATCCGGCCACCGACGAGCTGATCGCCCGGTGCGAGGTGTCCGGTCCCGGGTTCCTCAACCTCACCCTGGCCGACACCGCGATCTGGCGACAGGTCGCCGCCCGCCTCGCCGCGCCAAGACTCGGCATCCCCGCCAGCGACAGCGGCAACGTCACTGTGATCGACTACTCCCAACCCAACATCGCCAAGCAGATGCATGTGGGGCACCTGCGCAGCACCATAATCGGCGACGCGCTGGTCCGCATCCTGGAGTTCACCGGCACGAAGGTGATCCGGCAGAACCACCTCGGCGACTGGGGCACCCAGTTCGGCATGCTCATCCAGTACCTGTTCGAGCAGCCCGACCTACGCGCCGCTGCCCCCGAACACGAGACCGGCGCGGCGGCGATCTCCCGACTCACCACCCTCTACCAACAGGCCCGCCAGCGGTTCGAGACCGACCCCGCGTTCGTGGAACGCGCCCGGCGCCGGGTGGTCGACCTCCAAGCCGGCGACCCGGAAACCCTAGCCGCCTGGCAGGAGCTGGTGGACGAGTCCAAAATCTACTTCAACGACGTCTACCAGCGGCTCGGTGTGCTACTCACCGACGACGACGCCGTAGGCGAAAGCTTCTACAACCCGATGCTGCGGGAAACCGCCGACGACCTCGAACAACGCGGCGTCGCCGTACGCAGCGACGGTGCGCTGTGCGTGTTCTTCGACGACATCCGCGGCCCCGACGGCAACCCGTCGCCGCTGATCGTCCAGAAACGCGACGGTGGCTTCGGCTACGCCGCCACCGACCTGGCCGCCATCCGCCACCGGGTCGCCACCCTGGGCGCTACCCGCATCCTCTACGTCGTCGACGCCCGGCAGGCCCTGCACTTCCGGATGGTGTTTGAGGCCGCCCGCCGCGCCGGCTACCTGCCCGACACCGTACAAGCGGTCCATGTGACGTTTGGGTCGGTGCTCGGCCCGGACGGGCGGCCGTTCAAGACCCGCGCCGGGCAGAGTGTCCAACTCATATCGCTGCTGACCGAGGCGGTCGACCGCGCCCGTCACACCGTCGCCGGCAAGAACCCGGACCTCGCCCCGGCCGAACTGGACGAGCGCGCCCACCAGGTGGGCATCGGCGCGGTCAAGTACGCCGACCTGTCCACTGGCCGCACCCGCGACTACGTGTTCGACTTGGACCGGATGGTCTCGCTCCAGGGCAACACCGGCGTCTACCTCCAGTACGCCCACGCCCGCATCCGCTCCATCCTCCGCAAGCTCCCCGATGGCACCGACGCGGGCGGCATCGACCCGGCCGTCGCAATGGAACCCGCCGAACGGGCACTCGCGCTGCACCTCGACGCCCTACCGGCGATCATCGACACCACCACCGCGACGCTCGAACCGCATCGGCTCGCCGGGCACCTCTACGCCATCGCGCAGGCGTTCACCACCTTCTACGACACCTGCCCCGTACTCAAAGCACCGACCACCGCCATCCGGGACAACCGGCTCGCCCTGTGCCAGCTCACCAGCGACACCCTCAAGCTGGGTCTCGACCTGCTTGGTATCGCCTCACCGCACCAATTGTGA
- a CDS encoding CBM35 domain-containing protein produces the protein MAKLSVPRARLTAPAIATVAALTAGAVVAAAPVAQGQEPAPQQLVVDLGERTGAFHGAASGVLYGLSEDGVPSDNTLEPLRMTTVNQKPPAGAQHPNGDALVVADAFFRTGGEYIQINVQDMYAEWTYENVGGEIPCNDVCFDDYMEKLAWVVDEVANSPYADQIVYVPFNEPDYIWYETSAGNPAQYEARMGQLLDHWQTAVEYIREHHEGARVMGTNDAIFRERNYGDFLAFARDNDVLPDFTSWHQLDSSSMDPNNPNYFRNTYEVYRNLERELGIEPIPININEYAGNRDLTVPGQLVQWVSMFEEAKVDAGGKAYWTAAGLLAGDVVETNKPGAGWWFYKMYADMHGGDTVAVTRPDTTSLDALDAIAAIDDTRRQARIVAGGTPDPFDVVIENIDPAIFGDSVHVTLAASTWSGQNSDAPPPAVLFEDDLTPEGGALTIPVGGLGFDGDGAPNVDEMAAYEIILSPGGVGERTAVEQPWQASYEAENATITNGRVATHGTQQNWNAAAASGTQDVRDLNQPDSAVTFDVEVPEAGDYTLGIMYANQTGQPAQQVLTVNGEQAQFVDYQATMHWQWRTRVDVVVELDAGENQIQLAKSHPELGTATSEASIDRIDLAQVPTGPVTREYEAERSQTSGNVSYHYDQPQQSGAGFITLQSGGEALFSVYAEEDGYYDLEFIHNSPGRPGSVAADIELDRRPVAGAVLRANPGGGSFFKGDEHRLFLSAGVNRVTVEPSASTPVRLDKINVTRATTGPQPVQTVEAQDAELAGSAVVEGHAAASGGEYVGWIGQGPENNLSFDVEVAEAGDYQLVVHYSNDERDTGHPYNADIISRPIDITVNGGDSERFWFKNTWSWGNWWAVGVPVTLEAGTNTITMYNDPANSDTAEGCPDPCMPLLDSVWAPNLDRFELAPVRIG, from the coding sequence ATGGCCAAGCTCAGCGTACCGCGTGCGCGCCTCACCGCGCCCGCGATCGCCACGGTGGCGGCGCTCACCGCCGGCGCGGTGGTGGCAGCCGCCCCCGTCGCGCAGGGGCAGGAACCGGCACCGCAGCAGCTCGTCGTCGACCTCGGCGAGCGCACCGGCGCCTTCCACGGGGCCGCCAGCGGAGTCCTGTACGGACTCAGCGAGGACGGTGTGCCCAGTGACAACACCCTCGAACCGTTGCGGATGACCACGGTCAACCAGAAGCCGCCGGCGGGTGCGCAGCACCCCAACGGCGACGCGTTGGTGGTCGCGGACGCGTTCTTCCGCACCGGTGGCGAATACATCCAGATCAACGTCCAGGACATGTACGCCGAGTGGACGTACGAGAACGTTGGTGGGGAGATCCCCTGTAACGACGTCTGCTTCGACGACTACATGGAGAAGCTCGCCTGGGTAGTCGACGAGGTGGCGAACAGTCCGTACGCGGACCAGATCGTCTACGTGCCCTTCAACGAGCCCGACTACATCTGGTACGAGACCTCGGCGGGCAACCCGGCGCAGTACGAGGCCCGGATGGGTCAGCTGCTCGACCACTGGCAGACCGCGGTCGAGTATATCCGGGAACACCACGAGGGTGCCCGGGTGATGGGGACCAACGACGCGATCTTCCGGGAGCGGAACTACGGCGACTTCCTGGCCTTCGCCCGGGACAACGACGTGCTGCCGGACTTCACCTCGTGGCACCAGCTGGACTCCTCCAGCATGGACCCGAACAACCCGAACTACTTCCGGAACACGTACGAGGTGTATCGGAACCTGGAGCGGGAACTCGGCATCGAACCGATCCCGATCAACATCAACGAGTACGCCGGCAACCGTGACCTGACCGTACCGGGCCAGCTGGTGCAGTGGGTCTCGATGTTCGAAGAGGCCAAGGTGGACGCTGGCGGGAAGGCCTACTGGACCGCCGCGGGTCTGCTCGCCGGTGATGTGGTCGAGACCAACAAGCCAGGTGCCGGCTGGTGGTTCTACAAGATGTACGCCGACATGCACGGTGGCGACACGGTCGCCGTCACCCGGCCGGACACCACCAGCCTGGATGCGCTCGACGCGATCGCGGCGATCGACGACACCCGCCGGCAGGCCCGGATCGTCGCCGGTGGCACCCCAGATCCGTTCGACGTGGTGATCGAGAACATCGACCCGGCGATCTTCGGCGACAGCGTCCACGTGACCCTGGCGGCGAGCACCTGGAGCGGCCAGAACTCGGATGCTCCGCCACCAGCGGTGCTGTTCGAGGACGACCTGACCCCGGAAGGCGGGGCACTGACGATCCCGGTCGGCGGCCTTGGTTTCGACGGCGACGGCGCGCCGAACGTCGACGAGATGGCGGCGTACGAGATCATCCTGTCGCCCGGCGGCGTCGGCGAGCGGACCGCGGTCGAGCAGCCCTGGCAGGCCTCCTACGAGGCCGAGAACGCCACCATCACCAACGGCCGGGTCGCCACCCACGGCACCCAGCAGAACTGGAACGCCGCCGCCGCGTCCGGCACCCAGGACGTGCGGGATCTGAACCAGCCCGACAGTGCGGTCACCTTCGATGTGGAGGTGCCGGAAGCTGGCGACTACACCCTGGGCATCATGTACGCCAACCAGACCGGGCAGCCGGCGCAGCAGGTGCTCACGGTCAACGGGGAGCAGGCCCAGTTCGTCGACTACCAGGCGACGATGCACTGGCAGTGGCGGACCCGGGTGGATGTGGTGGTGGAGCTCGACGCGGGTGAGAACCAGATCCAGCTCGCCAAGTCCCACCCAGAGCTGGGGACGGCCACCAGCGAGGCGTCGATCGACCGGATCGACCTGGCCCAGGTGCCCACCGGTCCGGTGACCCGGGAGTACGAGGCCGAGCGGTCCCAGACCTCCGGGAACGTCAGCTACCACTATGACCAGCCCCAGCAGTCGGGGGCCGGGTTCATCACCCTGCAGTCCGGCGGTGAGGCGCTGTTCTCCGTCTACGCCGAGGAGGACGGCTACTACGACCTGGAGTTCATCCACAACAGCCCGGGCCGGCCGGGTTCGGTCGCCGCAGACATCGAGCTGGACCGGCGACCGGTGGCGGGGGCAGTGCTGCGCGCCAACCCGGGCGGTGGCAGCTTCTTCAAGGGTGACGAGCACCGGCTCTTCCTGTCGGCGGGCGTCAACCGGGTGACGGTCGAGCCGTCGGCGTCGACGCCGGTCCGGCTCGACAAGATCAACGTCACCCGGGCCACCACTGGACCGCAACCGGTCCAGACGGTGGAGGCGCAGGACGCCGAGTTGGCCGGATCCGCGGTGGTCGAGGGCCACGCCGCCGCTTCTGGCGGCGAATATGTCGGCTGGATCGGCCAGGGACCGGAGAACAACCTGTCCTTCGATGTCGAGGTGGCGGAGGCGGGCGACTACCAGCTCGTCGTGCACTACTCGAACGACGAGCGGGACACCGGCCACCCGTACAACGCCGACATCATCTCCCGACCGATCGACATCACCGTGAATGGTGGTGACTCCGAACGGTTCTGGTTCAAGAACACCTGGTCGTGGGGTAACTGGTGGGCGGTCGGCGTGCCGGTGACCCTCGAAGCCGGGACCAACACCATCACCATGTACAACGACCCGGCCAACAGTGACACCGCCGAGGGGTGCCCCGACCCCTGCATGCCGCTGCTGGACAGCGTGTGGGCCCCGAACCTGGACCGGTTCGAGCTCGCGCCGGTCCGGATCGGCTGA
- a CDS encoding glycoside hydrolase family 36 protein — MSTTSHRDHHLWWGHSALTVTIAVAPDAPPSMVDVTVVAGDPTDQDGQPIAGVIAAGHGRSWSGARSTGTAIGQRLRYQGHEESVEAGWQRLRVDAADPETGLRVEIWLRTRDGLAAFQTWTVVHNRGAGPISLRSVSSVTAGLPLPPGGIDDLHLHWAQSGWLAENRWRNDPVRELNLPDLDHPRHGYRSRGCIAVTSTGSWSTKQVLPTGVLEHRPTGRSWCWQVEHNGGWRWEVGEVRGGAYLTATGPNDPDHQWRQVLDPDHSFTTVPVAIAVSDAGWEGAVAAMTHYRRQIVRPHPQRETLPVVFNDYMNTLMGEPTSEALEPLIAAAGRAGAEYFCIDAGWFDDTRSAQWHEHMGDWQPSSSRFAEGLGAVIDRIRTAGMVPGLWLEPEVVGVQSQAARELPVDAFFQRDGERVVEDGRYHLDLRHPAAMAHLDQTVDRLVADFGVGYFKLDYNIDSGAGTDVAAASPGDGLLGHGRALLRWLEGVLDRHPQVVIESCASGAMRMDYGMLSRTQLQSTSDQQNPLRYPPIAVAAPMAVLPEQAANWAYPQPGMSLEEIAFCLVTGAAGRLYLSGHLDQMTAEQLRLVADGVAAYRDIRGELARAVPSWPLGLPGWRDPWVGLALRPPAGTAAPTYLALWRRPGASSKVTLRLPHLRGVDVQAAVRYPQDLPAWQTTWEAGPGLLTVASDGTTPAARLYRLAADVDQPRGGGS; from the coding sequence GTGAGCACGACCAGCCATCGGGACCACCACCTGTGGTGGGGACACTCCGCGTTGACGGTTACCATCGCCGTCGCCCCTGACGCGCCACCGAGCATGGTGGACGTGACGGTCGTCGCCGGCGACCCCACCGACCAGGATGGTCAGCCGATCGCCGGGGTCATCGCGGCGGGACACGGCCGGTCGTGGTCGGGTGCCCGCTCCACCGGCACCGCGATCGGCCAGCGGCTGCGCTACCAGGGTCACGAGGAGAGCGTCGAAGCGGGCTGGCAACGGCTCCGGGTGGACGCCGCTGACCCGGAGACCGGGTTGCGGGTGGAGATCTGGCTCCGGACCCGGGACGGCCTGGCGGCCTTCCAAACCTGGACCGTGGTGCACAACCGCGGCGCCGGCCCGATCTCGCTGCGGTCGGTCAGCTCGGTCACCGCCGGTCTGCCGCTACCGCCGGGCGGGATCGACGACCTCCACCTCCATTGGGCGCAGAGCGGTTGGTTGGCGGAGAACCGGTGGCGCAACGACCCGGTGCGCGAGCTAAACCTGCCGGACCTGGACCACCCCCGGCACGGCTACCGCTCCCGCGGCTGCATCGCGGTCACCAGCACCGGTTCCTGGTCGACCAAACAGGTGCTGCCGACCGGAGTGCTGGAGCATCGGCCCACCGGCCGCTCCTGGTGCTGGCAGGTCGAGCACAACGGCGGCTGGCGATGGGAGGTCGGCGAGGTTCGCGGTGGTGCGTACCTCACCGCCACCGGCCCCAACGACCCGGACCACCAGTGGCGGCAGGTGCTCGACCCGGACCACAGCTTCACCACGGTCCCGGTGGCGATCGCCGTCTCCGACGCCGGTTGGGAGGGCGCGGTCGCGGCGATGACCCACTACCGCCGCCAGATCGTCCGGCCGCATCCGCAGCGGGAGACCCTGCCGGTGGTCTTCAACGACTACATGAACACGCTGATGGGCGAGCCCACCAGTGAAGCCTTGGAGCCGCTGATCGCCGCCGCCGGCCGGGCCGGCGCCGAGTATTTCTGCATCGACGCTGGCTGGTTCGACGACACCAGGTCCGCGCAGTGGCATGAGCACATGGGAGATTGGCAGCCGTCCAGCAGCCGGTTCGCCGAAGGGCTCGGGGCGGTGATCGACCGGATCCGGACCGCCGGGATGGTTCCCGGCCTGTGGCTCGAGCCCGAGGTCGTCGGGGTGCAGAGCCAGGCGGCCCGGGAGCTGCCGGTCGACGCCTTCTTCCAGCGCGACGGGGAGCGGGTGGTCGAGGACGGCCGGTACCACCTGGATCTGCGGCACCCAGCGGCGATGGCCCACCTCGACCAGACCGTCGACCGGCTAGTTGCCGACTTCGGCGTCGGCTACTTCAAGCTCGACTACAACATCGATTCAGGCGCCGGGACCGACGTGGCCGCCGCCAGCCCCGGCGACGGCCTGCTCGGGCACGGCCGGGCGCTGCTGCGCTGGCTGGAGGGCGTGCTCGACCGCCATCCGCAGGTGGTCATCGAGAGCTGTGCCTCCGGCGCGATGCGGATGGACTACGGGATGCTCTCCCGGACCCAGCTGCAGTCCACCAGCGACCAACAGAACCCGCTTCGGTACCCGCCGATCGCCGTCGCCGCGCCGATGGCGGTGCTGCCGGAACAGGCGGCGAACTGGGCCTATCCGCAGCCGGGGATGTCGCTGGAGGAGATCGCCTTCTGCCTGGTGACCGGTGCCGCCGGCCGGCTCTATCTCTCCGGGCACCTGGACCAGATGACGGCCGAGCAGCTGCGGCTGGTCGCCGACGGAGTAGCCGCGTACCGGGACATCCGGGGGGAGCTGGCGCGGGCGGTGCCCAGCTGGCCGCTCGGACTACCCGGTTGGCGGGACCCGTGGGTCGGGTTGGCGCTGCGGCCACCCGCCGGCACCGCGGCGCCGACCTATCTGGCGCTCTGGCGCCGCCCCGGCGCCAGCAGCAAGGTGACCCTGCGGCTGCCGCACCTACGGGGCGTAGATGTGCAGGCCGCCGTCCGCTACCCCCAGGACTTGCCGGCGTGGCAGACCACATGGGAGGCCGGCCCCGGCCTGCTGACGGTCGCCAGCGACGGCACCACCCCGGCGGCGCGCCTCTACCGGCTCGCCGCCGACGTCGACCAGCCGAGGGGAGGTGGCAGCTGA
- a CDS encoding ABC transporter substrate-binding protein, protein MQLRRARPAVAPLCTAALVLTAACGGGSGSDDDVTLAYWLWDDRQIAQYQQCADDFTAETGVEVDISQYGWEDYWSNLNTQFAARRAPDVFTNHLAFYPQFVANEVILPIDEYIEQDEVDLGQYFPGLADLWVGQDDQRYGLPKDWDTIAYGYNAEYLEDAGLTEDDLWNATWDPSDGGTFEEIIASLSVDVNGVRGNEPGFDADNVAVFGLSFDNPSNSASGQTSWGNFAHSLGFELLADGNPWGTDYQFDDPRLAETLDWFGRMIEAGYVTPLSDLQGVGYVSLFEAGDVALAINGSWAIGSLTGIDGIEVGFAPLPEGPQGRWSIYNGIADSIAVNTDHPDEAWQWVKHLGSVECQNIVGEHAVVFPAIPESLEIAEEVRADAGLDVSAYTTYLEEEATFLHPVTTNFDQVTQAVGSAVDEILLGSRPAAEALQEAQEQVDSIMGR, encoded by the coding sequence ATGCAGTTACGGAGGGCACGGCCAGCGGTCGCGCCGTTATGCACAGCCGCGCTGGTGCTGACGGCCGCCTGCGGCGGCGGCAGCGGCAGCGACGACGACGTCACCCTGGCCTATTGGCTGTGGGACGATCGGCAGATCGCGCAGTATCAGCAGTGTGCCGACGATTTCACGGCGGAGACCGGGGTCGAGGTAGATATCAGTCAGTATGGTTGGGAAGACTACTGGAGCAACTTGAACACCCAGTTCGCCGCCCGGCGGGCACCGGACGTGTTCACCAATCATCTGGCGTTCTACCCCCAGTTCGTGGCGAACGAGGTGATCCTGCCGATCGACGAGTACATCGAGCAGGACGAAGTGGACCTCGGGCAGTACTTCCCCGGTCTGGCCGACCTGTGGGTCGGGCAGGACGACCAGCGGTACGGGCTACCGAAAGACTGGGACACGATCGCCTACGGGTACAACGCGGAGTACCTGGAAGACGCCGGGTTGACCGAGGACGACCTGTGGAACGCCACCTGGGATCCGAGCGACGGCGGGACCTTCGAAGAGATCATCGCCAGCTTGTCGGTGGACGTGAACGGGGTGCGGGGCAACGAGCCCGGCTTCGACGCCGACAACGTGGCCGTCTTCGGCCTGAGCTTCGACAATCCCTCGAATTCGGCGTCCGGCCAGACCAGCTGGGGCAACTTCGCGCACAGCCTCGGCTTCGAACTCCTCGCCGACGGGAACCCGTGGGGGACCGACTACCAGTTCGACGACCCCAGGCTGGCGGAGACCCTGGACTGGTTCGGCCGGATGATCGAGGCGGGGTATGTGACCCCGCTCAGCGACCTGCAGGGCGTCGGTTATGTCTCGCTCTTCGAGGCGGGGGACGTGGCGTTGGCGATCAACGGTTCCTGGGCGATCGGCAGTCTGACTGGGATCGATGGGATCGAGGTCGGGTTCGCCCCGCTGCCGGAAGGTCCGCAGGGTCGCTGGAGTATCTACAACGGAATCGCCGACTCGATCGCGGTGAACACCGATCATCCAGACGAGGCGTGGCAGTGGGTCAAGCACCTGGGATCGGTGGAGTGCCAGAACATCGTCGGAGAGCACGCGGTGGTCTTCCCGGCGATCCCGGAGTCGTTGGAGATCGCGGAGGAGGTGCGGGCGGACGCCGGGCTCGACGTGAGCGCGTACACGACCTATCTGGAGGAGGAGGCGACCTTCCTCCACCCGGTGACCACCAACTTCGACCAGGTGACCCAGGCGGTCGGGTCGGCGGTCGACGAGATCCTGCTCGGGTCCCGGCCGGCGGCCGAGGCGCTCCAGGAGGCCCAGGAACAGGTCGATTCGATCATGGGTAGATAG
- a CDS encoding carbohydrate ABC transporter permease, which translates to MSSTTKTSPVRPGASKAGGEAGRLLARLRLSRGFAWLVLFVIILVTLFPFFWILRTALTTNSSLFTGDQSMLPPEPTLVNFRRVLGLATDEEVRAAGGSGAELRFWLYLRNSVVFSTLVTVGQVTSCAMAAYAFARLKWRGRDAVFYVFLSSLMVPPVFILIPNFILLSDLDLLDTFAGLVAPFIFMTPFMVFFLRQFFLGISSELEEAARLDGAGHVRIFARICVPVMAAPLTTAAILAYVIAWNEFMWPLVAGNDPSVRVLTVGLSVFRSGQPQAAPDWSGLMAATVLGALPVILLFLLMGRRIVDSIQFTGIK; encoded by the coding sequence ATGTCGTCGACGACCAAGACCTCGCCCGTGCGGCCGGGCGCTTCGAAGGCTGGTGGTGAGGCCGGCCGACTGCTGGCGCGGCTGCGGCTGTCGCGGGGATTCGCCTGGCTGGTCCTCTTCGTGATCATCCTGGTCACGCTGTTCCCGTTCTTCTGGATCCTGCGGACCGCGCTGACCACCAACTCGTCGCTGTTCACCGGCGACCAGTCGATGCTGCCGCCGGAGCCCACCCTGGTGAACTTCCGGCGGGTGTTGGGTCTGGCTACTGACGAAGAGGTACGCGCCGCCGGTGGCTCCGGGGCCGAGCTGCGGTTCTGGCTGTACCTACGGAATTCGGTGGTCTTCTCGACACTCGTGACCGTCGGCCAGGTGACCAGCTGCGCGATGGCCGCCTACGCCTTCGCGCGGTTGAAGTGGCGGGGTCGGGACGCGGTCTTCTACGTGTTCCTCTCCTCGTTGATGGTGCCGCCGGTCTTCATCCTGATCCCCAACTTCATACTGTTGAGCGACCTCGATCTGCTCGACACCTTCGCGGGCCTGGTGGCGCCGTTCATCTTCATGACCCCGTTCATGGTCTTCTTCCTGCGCCAGTTCTTCCTGGGGATCAGCAGTGAGCTGGAGGAGGCGGCGAGGCTCGACGGCGCCGGCCACGTGCGGATCTTCGCTCGGATTTGCGTACCGGTGATGGCGGCTCCGCTCACCACAGCCGCCATCCTCGCGTACGTGATCGCCTGGAATGAGTTCATGTGGCCGTTGGTGGCCGGCAACGATCCGAGCGTGCGGGTGCTCACCGTCGGCCTGTCGGTGTTCCGGTCGGGGCAGCCACAGGCGGCACCGGACTGGAGCGGGCTGATGGCCGCTACCGTCCTCGGCGCGCTCCCGGTGATCCTGCTCTTCCTGCTGATGGGGCGACGGATTGTCGACTCGATCCAGTTCACCGGCATCAAGTAA